The following proteins are encoded in a genomic region of Acidobacteriota bacterium:
- a CDS encoding DUF2085 domain-containing protein, translating into MAESAENYIPQDIAAKMRKQAVRAWAVGLAVVLAFVLLIVAAPVAKANGLADFSTPLYHFFSYICHQLPERTFHVAGEPFGVCSRCFGVYFGLFAGFVIYPLWRNIADIEPLPRFWLFLSMIPIGIDWSLTVFGIWENNHFSRFVTGLILGVACATYIVPAIVEITRNLTYRRA; encoded by the coding sequence ATGGCTGAATCCGCAGAAAACTATATTCCACAAGATATTGCTGCGAAAATGCGAAAACAAGCGGTCAGGGCCTGGGCCGTTGGGTTGGCGGTCGTGTTGGCATTTGTATTACTGATCGTTGCGGCTCCGGTTGCGAAGGCCAACGGGCTAGCCGACTTTTCCACTCCGCTTTATCATTTTTTCAGCTATATTTGCCACCAACTGCCGGAGCGGACATTTCACGTCGCGGGCGAACCGTTTGGGGTTTGTTCACGGTGTTTTGGAGTTTATTTTGGGCTTTTCGCGGGATTTGTGATCTATCCGTTATGGCGGAATATCGCTGATATCGAGCCGCTGCCGAGGTTTTGGCTGTTCCTGTCGATGATACCGATCGGTATTGATTGGTCGCTTACCGTTTTTGGGATCTGGGAGAATAACCACTTTTCGCGGTTCGTGACCGGCCTGATATTGGGCGTGGCGTGCGCGACGTATATTGTGCCGGCAATTGTCGAGATCACGAGAAATTTGACGTATCGAAGAGCCTGA
- the ppsA gene encoding phosphoenolpyruvate synthase: protein MEDAKQYVLDFSEVGAGDVAIVGGKCASLGELFQELTGQGVRSVDGFSTTSRAYEVLLETDNLRKRLKTLLKGLDVNDLDELARVGSEARRLMLETPFPPEVEAAITESYNRLGTRIGKKNLEVAVRSSATAEDLPDAAFAGQQDTILNVRGEQRIIEACHECYASLWTDRAISYRTAKGFDHFDVALSIGIQPMVRSDIACSGVMFTLDTESGFREVVVINGAWGLGEAVVQGMATPDEWIVFKPTLKQGFRPIVTRKLGVKEVKMVFADDGTGTQVRDVVETQRNRFCLAGFEVLQLSQWACAIEDHYSKLAGKHQPMDIEWAKDGITGELFILQARPETIHAQNTTNYIEKYKLVGTHGAPLATGVAVGEKIGHGQAHVMLDSAKLNTFKEGEILVTAMTDPAWEPIMKRASAIVTERGGRTCHSAIISRELGIPCIVGTGDATEKVKNGTDITVSCSEGERGNIYYGKIDFKVEKQQITDKVRPQTQVMMNVGDPDHAFDVSRLPNDGVGLARLEFIINNHIGIHPMALVNYPNLKKREDIETIAGRILEEDPKEFFVRSLAEGIGRIAAAFYPKPVIVRMSDFKSNEYAMLIGGKEFEPVEENPMIGFRGASRYYDDRYKAGFRLECQAMQRAREDMGLTNIKPMIPFVRTVEEGKKVIALMAEHGLKQGENDLEIYAMCELPANVVFADEFLEIFDGYSIGSNDLTQLALGLDRDSEMVAHLFDERNGAVEKMIAMAIDAAKRAGKKIGICGQAPSDYPEFAEFLVKRGINSISLNPDTVIQTTHHILETEQALAAAASK, encoded by the coding sequence ATGGAAGACGCAAAACAATACGTTCTTGATTTCAGCGAGGTGGGCGCTGGCGATGTGGCGATCGTCGGTGGGAAATGTGCGAGTCTTGGCGAGCTTTTTCAGGAGCTGACGGGGCAAGGTGTGCGCTCGGTCGATGGCTTTTCGACGACCAGCCGGGCGTATGAAGTGCTGCTCGAGACCGATAATTTGCGAAAGCGGCTGAAAACGCTGCTCAAGGGGCTTGACGTCAATGACCTCGACGAACTCGCCCGCGTCGGCAGCGAAGCACGCCGCCTGATGCTCGAAACGCCGTTTCCGCCTGAGGTCGAGGCTGCTATTACCGAGTCTTATAACAGGCTAGGTACGCGTATTGGCAAAAAGAATTTGGAGGTCGCGGTGCGTTCATCAGCAACGGCCGAGGACCTGCCGGACGCTGCGTTTGCGGGGCAGCAGGACACGATATTGAATGTTCGCGGCGAACAGCGGATCATCGAGGCTTGTCACGAATGTTACGCCTCGCTCTGGACCGACCGGGCGATCTCGTATCGTACGGCGAAAGGATTTGATCATTTCGATGTCGCTTTGTCGATCGGTATTCAGCCGATGGTGCGCAGCGATATCGCCTGCTCGGGCGTGATGTTCACGCTGGATACGGAAAGCGGATTTCGCGAAGTTGTGGTCATCAACGGTGCGTGGGGATTAGGCGAAGCGGTCGTGCAGGGGATGGCGACGCCGGACGAATGGATCGTTTTCAAACCGACGCTCAAGCAGGGCTTTCGGCCGATCGTTACACGAAAACTAGGGGTCAAAGAGGTCAAGATGGTCTTTGCCGACGACGGCACGGGCACGCAGGTCCGCGATGTGGTCGAGACGCAGCGGAACCGTTTTTGCCTCGCCGGTTTTGAGGTCTTGCAGCTCTCGCAGTGGGCGTGTGCGATCGAAGATCATTATTCAAAGCTCGCCGGAAAGCACCAGCCGATGGATATCGAATGGGCCAAGGACGGCATCACGGGCGAATTATTTATCCTCCAGGCTCGGCCCGAAACGATCCACGCGCAGAACACGACCAACTACATCGAGAAATACAAGCTCGTCGGCACGCACGGAGCTCCGCTTGCGACGGGCGTAGCGGTCGGTGAAAAGATCGGCCACGGACAGGCACACGTGATGCTTGATTCGGCGAAGCTGAACACGTTCAAAGAGGGCGAGATACTCGTCACCGCGATGACAGACCCGGCGTGGGAACCGATCATGAAACGGGCGTCGGCGATCGTCACCGAGCGCGGCGGACGCACGTGTCATAGCGCGATCATCAGCCGCGAACTCGGCATTCCGTGCATCGTCGGTACGGGCGATGCGACCGAAAAGGTCAAGAACGGCACGGACATCACCGTCTCCTGCTCCGAAGGCGAACGCGGCAATATCTACTACGGCAAGATCGATTTTAAGGTCGAAAAGCAGCAGATCACCGACAAGGTAAGGCCGCAGACACAGGTCATGATGAACGTCGGCGACCCCGACCATGCGTTTGACGTTTCGCGTCTGCCGAACGACGGCGTCGGCCTCGCGAGGCTCGAATTTATCATCAACAACCACATCGGCATCCATCCGATGGCGCTCGTAAATTACCCGAACCTCAAGAAACGCGAGGACATCGAAACGATCGCCGGGCGCATTCTCGAGGAAGATCCGAAAGAGTTTTTTGTCCGTTCGCTTGCCGAAGGCATTGGGCGCATCGCGGCGGCGTTTTATCCAAAACCTGTCATCGTTCGCATGTCTGATTTCAAATCGAACGAATACGCTATGCTCATCGGCGGTAAGGAATTTGAGCCGGTCGAGGAAAATCCGATGATCGGTTTCCGCGGTGCTTCGCGTTACTATGACGACCGGTACAAGGCCGGTTTCAGGCTCGAATGCCAGGCGATGCAGCGTGCCCGCGAGGACATGGGCCTGACCAACATCAAGCCGATGATCCCGTTCGTCCGCACGGTCGAAGAAGGCAAAAAGGTCATCGCATTGATGGCCGAACACGGCCTCAAGCAAGGCGAGAACGACCTCGAGATCTACGCCATGTGCGAACTGCCCGCGAACGTTGTCTTTGCCGACGAATTTCTTGAAATATTCGACGGATATTCGATCGGTTCGAATGATCTGACGCAGCTCGCACTCGGGCTCGACCGCGACAGCGAGATGGTCGCACATTTGTTCGACGAGCGTAACGGCGCCGTCGAAAAAATGATCGCGATGGCAATTGACGCCGCCAAACGTGCCGGCAAAAAGATCGGCATCTGCGGCCAGGCACCGTCCGATTATCCGGAGTTTGCCGAGTTTCTGGTCAAACGCGGAATCAACTCGATCTCGCTCAATCCGGACACGGTCATACAGACGACGCATCATATTCTCGAAACGGAACAAGCCTTGGCGGCGGCCGCCTCGAAATAA
- the glpX gene encoding class II fructose-bisphosphatase: protein MKNIKAERELSLDFLRVTEAAAIESAKTMGQGDRKYSDHVAVEAMREVMDTVPMRGRIVIGEGERDEAPMLYIGEEVGGGIFSDDARAEFPEVDIAVDPLEGTNLCALGANNAIAVLAAAERGGLLYAPDIYMDKIVVGPSCRGSVDIDAPVAENLKNIARRLGRDIEDLTVMCLDRGRHKALVDEVRAAGARIRLISDGDLSAGISAAVAGTNIHALMGIGGAPEGVITAAAMKCLNGEIQAKLVWDPERLGVDKSKVPPVEKVMARLAEMGITDPNKIYDTNDLAPGKKIIFAATGVTDGSLLRGVRFFGAGKRTHSVVMTTDSKSIRFVDTVHVEGGPDAVIRF from the coding sequence ATGAAAAACATCAAAGCTGAACGTGAATTGTCACTCGATTTTCTGCGTGTGACCGAGGCGGCCGCTATCGAATCGGCCAAAACAATGGGCCAGGGCGACCGCAAATACAGCGACCACGTCGCCGTCGAAGCGATGCGCGAAGTGATGGACACGGTCCCTATGCGCGGCCGCATCGTCATCGGCGAAGGCGAACGTGACGAGGCTCCGATGCTCTACATCGGCGAAGAGGTCGGCGGCGGCATCTTTTCGGATGACGCCCGAGCTGAATTTCCCGAGGTCGACATAGCTGTCGATCCGCTCGAGGGCACGAATCTATGTGCTTTGGGAGCAAACAACGCGATCGCCGTGCTGGCGGCGGCGGAACGCGGCGGTTTGCTCTACGCTCCTGACATCTATATGGACAAGATCGTCGTCGGGCCTTCGTGCCGCGGCTCGGTCGATATCGATGCTCCGGTTGCCGAAAATCTCAAGAATATCGCCCGCCGTTTGGGCCGTGATATCGAGGATCTGACCGTTATGTGCCTCGATCGCGGACGCCATAAAGCTCTGGTCGACGAGGTCCGTGCGGCCGGTGCCCGTATTCGGCTGATCTCGGACGGCGACCTCTCGGCAGGCATCTCGGCGGCGGTCGCAGGAACGAACATTCACGCATTGATGGGCATCGGCGGTGCCCCTGAAGGCGTCATCACTGCCGCCGCGATGAAATGCCTCAACGGCGAGATACAGGCCAAGCTCGTCTGGGATCCCGAGCGTCTCGGTGTGGACAAATCAAAGGTGCCGCCGGTCGAAAAGGTCATGGCACGCCTCGCCGAAATGGGCATTACCGACCCCAACAAGATCTACGATACTAACGACCTCGCACCGGGCAAAAAGATCATCTTTGCGGCGACAGGCGTTACCGACGGCTCTCTGCTTCGCGGCGTCAGATTCTTCGGAGCGGGCAAACGCACGCATTCCGTCGTCATGACGACGGACAGCAAGAGCATCCGCTTCGTCGACACGGTGCACGTCGAAGGCGGGCCGGACGCTGTTATTCGATTCTAA
- a CDS encoding 4Fe-4S binding protein has protein sequence MTYIVAEPCVQCKYSDCAAVCPVEAFHELPDKLLINPDTCIDCDACLPECPVEAIYSDMSIPEEYLPWLEINATAENYPIISVKQPALMGPGCSGPPE, from the coding sequence ATGACTTATATTGTTGCCGAGCCTTGCGTCCAGTGTAAATACAGCGACTGCGCCGCCGTTTGTCCCGTCGAGGCGTTCCACGAACTGCCCGACAAACTGTTGATCAACCCCGACACTTGCATCGACTGCGACGCATGCCTCCCCGAATGCCCCGTCGAAGCCATCTACTCGGATATGTCCATTCCCGAGGAATACCTCCCGTGGCTCGAGATCAACGCAACCGCCGAAAATTACCCGATCATCAGCGTAAAGCAACCCGCCCTAATGGGCCCCGGCTGCTCCGGCCCGCCGGAATAG
- a CDS encoding TonB-dependent receptor — protein sequence MLMPAAICTIFLFAATLSGQTPVVSPTPEPIREDVVVVADRTGSTIGETPASVTVLSKREIETSAVPTLDETLRQSVGFSTFRRTGSRTSNPTTQGVSFRGTGSSGASRAAVLFDGVPLGDPFGGWVQWERVPAIAVEQVEVLRGGASSLYGDYALSGAVNIIPRKAAQNHAFSAEAFAGGQNTFSGSGFGGTRWQGFTFDAAAAAFQTQGFRAVDMADRGPVDGYAGVRYTSFLGRVRREFGRTASVFVRPSIFGEVRTNGTGLQTNRTHIRQIVAGGKFSRRDTITAEWRAYGGTQTYDQTFSAVNATRTAESLTRIQRVPAQNIGGSLVFSGVVGDHSLVGGIDGRQVRGSSDEIVYSSGLATTKVGAGGRETAIGAFLRDLVKVGEKLVLVGGVRFDSWQNTRGLVSTLGLASGLTGTTAFPDRSETAYSPQAALLYYANDQVSVYASASSGFRFPTLNELYRSFRVGNVNTLANADLRAERATNAEGGVNYKRRSFSLRSSVFWTKIDRAVSNVTISTTPTLITRQRRNVGATRSAGFEIEAETTYRRLHFSAGYLFADSRVVEFAADPTLVGLRVPQVARHQVTFQARYSMEKWTLALQGRAAGKQFDDDQNLFRLEPFLQIDLFASRRVGKNASIFAALENVTNTRYPTSRTPIRTVSSPINFRAGVRWN from the coding sequence ATGCTAATGCCGGCGGCGATATGCACGATCTTCCTTTTTGCTGCAACACTTAGCGGCCAAACGCCGGTCGTTTCTCCAACGCCGGAGCCGATCCGCGAAGACGTTGTTGTCGTCGCTGACCGAACTGGCTCGACGATCGGCGAAACTCCGGCGAGCGTCACCGTATTGTCAAAACGCGAGATCGAGACTTCGGCAGTTCCGACACTCGACGAGACCTTGCGGCAAAGTGTCGGCTTCTCGACGTTTCGCCGGACCGGCAGCCGAACTTCAAACCCGACAACACAGGGTGTTTCGTTCCGAGGAACAGGTTCGAGCGGTGCGAGCCGTGCGGCGGTGCTGTTTGACGGTGTGCCGCTCGGTGATCCGTTTGGCGGCTGGGTTCAATGGGAACGCGTGCCCGCGATAGCGGTGGAACAGGTCGAGGTGCTTCGCGGAGGTGCGTCGAGCCTTTACGGCGACTACGCGCTCAGCGGAGCTGTCAATATTATACCGCGAAAGGCCGCGCAAAATCACGCTTTTTCTGCCGAGGCATTTGCCGGCGGTCAGAACACCTTTTCGGGCTCAGGGTTCGGTGGTACTCGATGGCAAGGATTCACGTTTGACGCAGCGGCGGCGGCGTTTCAGACGCAAGGGTTTCGTGCGGTCGATATGGCGGATCGAGGTCCGGTGGATGGTTATGCAGGCGTCCGATATACAAGTTTTTTAGGCCGCGTTCGCCGCGAATTCGGCAGAACGGCGTCGGTCTTTGTCAGGCCGTCGATATTTGGCGAAGTTCGAACGAACGGAACCGGCCTTCAGACGAATCGCACACATATCCGTCAGATCGTCGCGGGCGGTAAGTTCTCGCGGCGTGACACGATCACTGCCGAATGGCGTGCTTACGGCGGAACGCAGACCTACGATCAGACATTCTCCGCTGTTAACGCAACGCGAACGGCTGAGAGCCTGACGCGCATACAGCGTGTTCCGGCACAGAATATCGGCGGTTCGTTAGTATTTTCGGGCGTCGTAGGCGATCATTCGCTGGTCGGCGGTATAGATGGACGGCAGGTTCGCGGGTCAAGCGATGAGATCGTCTATTCCAGCGGGCTAGCGACCACTAAGGTCGGTGCCGGGGGCCGTGAGACGGCGATCGGGGCTTTTTTGCGGGATCTCGTAAAGGTCGGCGAGAAGTTGGTGCTTGTCGGCGGCGTCAGGTTTGACAGCTGGCAAAATACCCGCGGTCTCGTATCGACGCTTGGCCTCGCATCAGGTCTGACAGGGACGACGGCGTTTCCTGACCGCTCGGAGACGGCATATAGTCCGCAGGCGGCGTTGCTCTATTATGCAAATGACCAGGTGTCGGTCTACGCAAGTGCTTCGTCCGGTTTTCGTTTTCCGACTCTGAATGAGCTATACCGCTCGTTCAGGGTGGGCAATGTAAATACGCTCGCCAATGCCGATCTGCGGGCTGAAAGGGCGACAAATGCTGAGGGCGGCGTTAATTACAAGCGCCGTTCGTTCAGTCTTCGCTCGTCTGTGTTTTGGACAAAGATCGATCGGGCAGTTTCGAATGTGACGATCTCGACCACGCCGACGCTGATCACCCGCCAACGCAGAAACGTCGGTGCGACTCGGTCGGCAGGTTTTGAGATCGAGGCCGAGACGACATATCGCCGCCTGCACTTTTCCGCAGGCTATCTGTTCGCGGATTCGCGTGTCGTTGAATTTGCCGCGGACCCAACACTTGTCGGCCTCCGCGTGCCGCAGGTCGCCCGGCATCAGGTCACATTCCAAGCCCGGTATTCAATGGAAAAATGGACGCTCGCCCTGCAGGGGCGTGCCGCCGGAAAGCAGTTCGACGACGACCAAAACCTCTTTCGCCTCGAGCCATTCCTCCAGATCGACCTATTTGCCTCACGCCGCGTCGGGAAGAATGCCTCAATATTTGCCGCTCTCGAAAATGTCACGAATACACGCTACCCGACCAGCCGAACTCCGATCCGAACGGTCAGCTCGCCGATCAATTTTCGCGCCGGCGTTCGTTGGAACTAA
- the wecB gene encoding UDP-N-acetylglucosamine 2-epimerase (non-hydrolyzing) — translation MFDNVTPGAAKPSRRVVDWRMKVLVLFGTRPEVIKLAPVIHELRKKFFQTIVVSSSQHKQLLKPFLDALKVDVDFDLGVMKRNQTPSDVCSRILSKLDKILASEQPDLILVQGDTTTTLAGALAGFYRRIPVGHVEAGLRSGNLMSPFPEEMNRRVVSQIASFHFAATEKNRRNLLAEDVGSEKIFVTGDPVVDAMKQMLKQMTPGDKIKQLIKSTEGKKRLLVTTHRRESFGPVMTANLRVLRDFVEKRKNVCMFFPVHPNPNVKAAAKEILGKCDRIFLIEPLDYGDFLAVMKSAWLIVSDSGGVQEEAPSLGKPLLVLRENTERPEAIRSGVSKLIGNNPGALKRLLEENYDVETWIKSVKEVANPFGDGRSAARIVRVIEEKLASKPIQARSIQGSLF, via the coding sequence ATGTTCGACAACGTGACTCCAGGAGCAGCCAAACCGTCGCGCCGTGTGGTCGATTGGCGCATGAAGGTGCTCGTCCTGTTTGGAACGAGGCCCGAGGTCATCAAACTCGCGCCTGTCATTCACGAACTCCGTAAGAAATTTTTCCAGACCATAGTCGTTTCATCAAGCCAGCATAAACAGCTGTTAAAGCCCTTTCTCGATGCTCTCAAGGTCGACGTCGATTTTGATCTCGGAGTAATGAAACGCAACCAAACTCCTAGCGATGTCTGCTCTCGGATCTTGTCAAAACTCGACAAAATACTGGCGTCAGAGCAGCCCGATCTGATTCTCGTCCAGGGCGATACGACTACGACATTGGCAGGAGCTCTCGCCGGATTTTATCGCCGGATTCCCGTTGGGCATGTCGAGGCTGGTTTGCGGTCCGGCAACTTGATGAGCCCGTTTCCGGAGGAAATGAACCGCCGCGTTGTCTCGCAGATCGCGTCATTCCATTTTGCCGCGACCGAAAAGAACCGCCGCAATTTACTGGCTGAGGATGTCGGCAGTGAAAAGATATTTGTCACCGGAGATCCGGTCGTTGACGCGATGAAGCAGATGCTCAAGCAAATGACGCCGGGCGATAAGATCAAGCAGCTGATAAAATCGACCGAAGGCAAAAAACGCCTGCTGGTAACGACACATCGCCGCGAGAGCTTTGGTCCCGTCATGACGGCAAATCTACGTGTTTTGCGGGATTTTGTCGAAAAACGAAAGAACGTCTGCATGTTCTTCCCTGTCCATCCAAACCCCAATGTTAAGGCCGCCGCCAAAGAGATATTGGGCAAGTGCGACCGCATCTTTCTCATCGAACCGCTAGATTACGGCGACTTTCTGGCTGTGATGAAATCGGCGTGGTTAATCGTGTCCGACTCGGGCGGCGTGCAGGAAGAAGCTCCGAGTTTAGGCAAACCGTTGCTTGTTCTTCGCGAAAACACCGAACGCCCCGAGGCCATTCGATCCGGCGTTTCAAAGCTGATCGGCAATAATCCCGGTGCTCTCAAACGCCTGCTTGAAGAAAACTACGACGTCGAGACCTGGATCAAATCGGTCAAAGAGGTCGCAAATCCATTCGGCGACGGCAGATCTGCTGCCCGCATTGTCCGCGTTATCGAAGAAAAACTCGCCTCAAAGCCTATCCAGGCAAGGTCCATTCAGGGAAGCCTGTTTTAA
- a CDS encoding glycosyltransferase, whose amino-acid sequence MSSGAKIGKHLLTILVEDYFHVGAFENLIHQKNWSNFEPRYEQNTLKTLDILDEFDTKATFFVLGWIAEQNPNLIREIVARGHEVASRGFYHRSVKNLTDDEFRVDLRRSNKAIYDASGQMVIGYRSAEKLSYTGNDWVFDALADEGFAYDSSFLPGRNCEKAKRAAHQIHRGGKAIWEFPYSTRDLSVGLLPISGGNYFRQIPYTLTRHFVRNWNKETDAPFVSYFHVWELDPEQPRISAASKYNRIRHYRKLDKMEWILRENLELYDCTSIASHLGLSDEIRENVKAHAAAADETAIELISTSVEPTPKIRRKNTIPVSIVIPCYNEEDALPYLANTLRSVEQRLETVGFNANFIFVDDRSTDATFEILDELYGAEKNVTIVRHDENKGVAAGIMTGIRTAKTEIVASMDCDCTYDPHELARMLPLLSEEVDMVTASPYHKDGGVRNVPGWRLFLSKGASFLYRRVLHAKLDTYTSCFRIYRRDAMLGLQLNETGFLGVAEMLGKLDLSGGKIVEFPSVLEVRLFGISKMKTARTIVGHLSLLANLSKVRWFRKSEPIKPSITLEEKSR is encoded by the coding sequence ATGTCATCCGGCGCAAAAATTGGCAAGCATTTACTCACCATTCTGGTCGAGGACTATTTTCACGTCGGTGCGTTTGAAAACCTGATTCACCAAAAGAATTGGTCAAATTTTGAACCTCGTTACGAACAGAACACCCTCAAAACCCTGGATATATTGGATGAGTTCGACACGAAGGCGACCTTTTTTGTCCTCGGATGGATCGCGGAACAGAACCCGAATCTGATCCGTGAGATCGTTGCCCGCGGTCACGAGGTTGCCAGCCGCGGGTTTTATCATCGCAGCGTCAAGAACCTGACGGACGATGAATTTCGCGTTGATCTTCGCCGCTCAAACAAGGCGATATATGACGCTTCGGGCCAAATGGTGATCGGCTATCGATCCGCCGAAAAGCTGTCATACACCGGCAACGATTGGGTCTTTGACGCGCTGGCGGACGAGGGATTTGCGTATGATTCGTCATTTCTACCCGGCCGAAACTGCGAAAAGGCAAAGCGGGCGGCACATCAGATACACCGCGGCGGCAAGGCTATCTGGGAATTTCCTTATTCGACACGCGATCTCAGCGTCGGTTTACTGCCGATCTCAGGCGGCAATTATTTCCGGCAGATCCCGTATACGTTGACACGGCATTTCGTTAGGAATTGGAATAAGGAAACGGACGCACCATTCGTCTCATATTTTCACGTCTGGGAACTCGACCCCGAACAGCCGCGTATCTCTGCCGCCTCAAAATACAACCGTATCCGCCATTATCGAAAGCTCGATAAAATGGAGTGGATCTTACGCGAAAACCTCGAACTATATGACTGCACGAGTATCGCCTCGCACCTCGGGCTATCAGATGAGATCCGAGAGAACGTCAAGGCCCACGCCGCAGCTGCTGACGAAACTGCGATCGAATTGATCTCGACTTCGGTCGAGCCGACACCAAAGATCCGGAGAAAGAATACGATACCGGTTTCGATCGTCATTCCCTGCTATAACGAAGAAGATGCACTGCCGTATCTCGCAAATACGCTTCGAAGCGTCGAGCAGCGGCTCGAAACTGTTGGTTTTAATGCGAATTTCATATTTGTAGATGACCGGAGTACGGACGCGACGTTTGAAATACTCGACGAACTTTACGGCGCCGAAAAAAATGTAACTATCGTCCGTCATGACGAGAACAAAGGCGTCGCTGCCGGTATTATGACCGGCATACGCACAGCAAAAACCGAGATCGTCGCATCGATGGACTGCGACTGCACATACGACCCTCACGAGCTTGCCCGCATGCTGCCTTTGCTCAGCGAAGAGGTAGATATGGTCACTGCGTCGCCATATCACAAGGACGGCGGCGTGCGAAACGTGCCGGGCTGGCGATTGTTTCTATCGAAAGGAGCTTCGTTCCTCTATCGCCGTGTTCTACATGCGAAACTCGACACTTATACTAGCTGCTTTCGCATCTATCGACGTGATGCGATGCTGGGCCTTCAACTGAATGAGACCGGCTTTCTCGGCGTTGCCGAAATGCTTGGAAAACTGGATCTTTCGGGCGGCAAGATCGTCGAATTCCCTTCGGTTCTCGAGGTGCGGCTATTTGGCATTTCAAAGATGAAAACGGCCCGAACGATCGTTGGCCATCTTTCGCTTCTCGCGAATCTCTCAAAAGTCCGGTGGTTTCGGAAATCCGAACCGATTAAACCTTCTATAACACTTGAGGAAAAGTCGCGTTAA
- a CDS encoding DegT/DnrJ/EryC1/StrS family aminotransferase translates to MCLPSDQDSTGRTFGEEEIRYVTEALNSGTLTTTKGKFGKMLEQAFAEKLGAKYAYACTSGSAAIHIAVATVNPNPGDEIITTSITDMGALTPLMYRGVVPVFAEVDPKTLNVTAETIAAKISDRTKAIIVTHLFGNPCVMDPIMALAKEHNLPVIEDSAQTFLAKCGDKYAGTIGDIGCFSLQQGKHMTTGEGGMVVTNDEKIARHMFLYINKAWGYGDANADHYFMALNYRVSELQAAVALGQLEKLDDCVSNRQKTAAMFEELLKGIDGIEAPVIEANATHVYWKYCLTVDDSVIEGGSPALAVLLKEKNIFSAPRYIVKPAFMCQVFQEKNTLGDSQFPFNLAREGAVDYEMANYPLTAKALHDVLVLPWNEKYTEEHVRYIADNVRIAASKLRK, encoded by the coding sequence ATGTGCCTGCCATCGGATCAGGATTCGACCGGACGGACCTTTGGCGAAGAGGAAATTCGCTATGTGACCGAGGCACTAAATAGCGGCACGCTGACAACCACGAAAGGCAAATTCGGCAAGATGCTCGAACAGGCTTTTGCTGAAAAGCTCGGCGCAAAATATGCGTACGCCTGCACATCCGGCTCAGCTGCCATACATATCGCGGTCGCGACCGTTAACCCGAATCCCGGCGACGAGATCATTACGACATCGATAACAGATATGGGGGCATTGACGCCGCTGATGTACCGCGGCGTGGTACCGGTATTTGCTGAGGTTGACCCGAAAACGCTCAACGTCACAGCGGAAACGATCGCAGCCAAGATCAGCGATCGCACTAAGGCGATCATCGTCACACACCTCTTCGGCAATCCGTGTGTAATGGATCCGATCATGGCACTCGCGAAAGAGCACAATCTGCCCGTCATCGAAGATTCGGCACAGACATTCCTGGCAAAATGTGGAGATAAATATGCGGGAACAATAGGCGACATAGGCTGTTTTTCGCTCCAACAGGGCAAGCACATGACCACCGGCGAAGGCGGCATGGTCGTCACAAACGACGAAAAGATCGCCCGGCATATGTTCCTGTACATCAATAAGGCCTGGGGCTACGGCGATGCGAACGCAGATCACTATTTCATGGCCTTGAACTACCGCGTTAGCGAACTTCAGGCGGCCGTCGCTCTCGGACAGCTCGAAAAGCTCGATGATTGTGTATCTAACCGGCAGAAAACGGCGGCGATGTTCGAAGAACTGCTGAAAGGCATCGACGGCATCGAAGCACCTGTGATCGAAGCCAATGCGACACACGTTTACTGGAAATACTGTCTCACGGTCGATGACTCGGTAATCGAAGGCGGTTCGCCCGCACTCGCGGTTCTTCTGAAAGAAAAGAACATCTTTTCGGCTCCGCGCTATATCGTCAAACCGGCGTTCATGTGCCAGGTCTTCCAGGAAAAGAACACTCTCGGCGACAGCCAGTTCCCGTTCAACCTCGCCCGAGAAGGTGCGGTCGATTACGAAATGGCAAATTATCCACTGACCGCGAAGGCTCTACACGACGTTCTCGTCCTGCCGTGGAACGAAAAATACACCGAGGAACACGTCCGCTACATTGCTGACAACGTACGAATTGCCGCCTCGAAATTGAGAAAGTAA